The proteins below come from a single Columba livia isolate bColLiv1 breed racing homer unplaced genomic scaffold, bColLiv1.pat.W.v2 Scaffold_291, whole genome shotgun sequence genomic window:
- the LOC102095610 gene encoding olfactory receptor 14J1, whose translation MSNSSSITQFLLLPFTDTRELQLLHFWLFLGIYLAALLGNGLIITTIAWDQHLHTPMYFFLLNLALLDLGSISTTVPKSMANSLWNTRAISYTGCAAQVFFVFFLLSAECSLLTVMSYDRYVAICKPLHYGTLLGSRACVHMAAAAWATGFLNALLHTANTFSLPLCKGNALGQFFCEIPQILKLSCSHSYLRELGLLVVSACLAFMCFVFIVVSYVQILRAVLRIPSEQGRHKAFSTCLPHLAVVSLFVSTALFAYMKPPSMSSPSLDLVVSVLYSVVPPAVNPLIYSMRNQELKNAIRKPMTVCFLKAVMS comes from the coding sequence atgtccaacagcagctccatcacccagttcctcctcctgccgttcacagacacacgggagctgcagctcttgcacttctggctcttcctgggcatctacctggctgccctcctgggcaacggcctcatcatcaccaccatagcctgggaccagcacctccacacccccatgtacttcttcctgctcaacctcgccctcctcgacctgggctccatctccaccactgttcccaaatccatggccaattccctctggaacaccagggccatctcctacacaggatgtgctgcacaggtcttctttgtatttttcttgcttagtGCAGAGTGTTCCCTTCTCAcagtcatgtcgtacgaccgctatgttgccatctgcaaacccctgcactacgggaccctcctgggcagcagagcttgtgtccacatggcagcagctgcctgggccactgggtttctcaatgctctgctgcacacagccaatacattttcactgcccctgtgcaagggcaatgccctgggccagttcttctgtgaaatcccccagatcctcaagctctcctgctcacactcctacctcagggaacttgggcttcttgtggtcagtgcctgtttagcttttatgtgttttgtgttcattgtggtgtcctatgtgcagatcttgagggccgtgctgaggatcccctctgagcagggacggcacaaagccttttccacctgcctccctcacctggccgtggtctccctgtttgtcagcactgcctTGTTTGCCTAcatgaagcccccctccatgtcctccccatccctggatctggtggtgtctgttctgtactcggtggtgcctccagcagtgaaccccctcatctacagcatgaggaaccaggagctcaagaaTGCCATAAGGAAACCGATGACTGTTTGCTTTCTAAAAGCAGTCATGAGCTGA